A single window of Nitrospirota bacterium DNA harbors:
- a CDS encoding ABC transporter permease, with translation MRDFKSKYLGSYLGLIWAFINPMAYVVILWFVFYLGFKSSTVGNISFFHWLIAGIVPWFFISDSLSSAALSIVDYSFLVKKVVFRISLLPLVRILSALYVHLFFLVLVLLIYLISGCSLDWHVCQLPYYLFAAVVLVTGVSWITSSVTIFFRDMGQIVNMLLQFLFWLTPIFWQIKIIPVKFVLFLKLNPAYYIVHGYRNCLINRVWFWEEGLLTIYFWVVVVLVFFIGAFLFRRLRPHFADVI, from the coding sequence ATGAGAGATTTTAAGTCTAAGTATCTTGGATCTTATTTAGGTCTTATTTGGGCTTTTATCAATCCTATGGCATATGTTGTGATTTTATGGTTTGTTTTTTATCTTGGTTTTAAAAGTTCAACAGTTGGGAACATTTCTTTTTTCCATTGGCTTATAGCGGGAATAGTGCCGTGGTTTTTTATTTCTGACAGCTTATCCAGTGCTGCTCTCTCTATTGTTGACTATAGTTTTTTAGTAAAGAAGGTTGTCTTTAGGATTAGTCTGCTTCCACTGGTCAGAATTCTGTCGGCACTGTACGTGCATCTGTTTTTTCTTGTTTTAGTCCTTCTGATTTATCTTATCTCAGGGTGCAGTCTTGATTGGCATGTGTGCCAGTTGCCATACTATCTTTTTGCTGCAGTTGTGCTTGTTACAGGAGTGTCGTGGATAACGTCATCGGTCACAATCTTTTTCCGGGATATGGGACAGATAGTCAATATGCTCTTACAGTTTCTGTTTTGGTTAACGCCCATATTTTGGCAAATTAAAATTATACCGGTGAAGTTCGTGTTGTTTTTAAAGCTCAATCCAGCTTATTATATAGTACATGGTTACAGAAACTGTTTAATTAACAGAGTGTGGTTTTGGGAGGAGGGATTGCTCACGATTTATTTCTGGGTGGTAGTCGTTTTAGTTTTCTTTATAGGTGCATTTCTTTTTAGGAGGCTGCGTCCTCATTTCGCAGATGTGATATAA
- a CDS encoding ABC transporter ATP-binding protein, which yields MNTLAYKGSTVLTENAHIPGDFASELSDCQSEETAIRAVGISKVYKLYKRKLDRLKESLHPFRKKYHVDFYALRDVSFELKKGQTIGIIGKNGAGKSTLLQVLTGVLTPTTGVVYRTGRISALLELGAGFNPELTGLENVYFNSTLMGYSKKEIDEKIDDIVSFAEIGDFADQAVKTYSSGMFVRLAFAVAINIDPDILIVDEALSVGDIRFQQKCFRRFREFKEQGKSIIFVSHDMGAVKNFCDIAVWLKDGSIHHFGDPILVSKHYFSFMCYDSLTTGDDTTKETQTIDTKSDTSENDSMWEDVSGYSSFGEGGAEIERVTLINRKTGERVDALNGGEDVCFIVEGRATQPIAHPGIGIILKDIYGNFMFTVNNYMYNISIKPLNPSDKIRVEFNFVFPKLKNGHYTFTASISDGTLETHIQNHWVHDAYLVRLVNNDIRYKMGCYVILDDVDMKVDFK from the coding sequence ATGAATACACTTGCATATAAAGGGAGTACGGTTTTGACGGAAAATGCTCATATTCCCGGCGATTTCGCATCAGAACTGTCGGATTGCCAGTCAGAAGAAACAGCCATAAGGGCCGTAGGCATTTCTAAGGTCTATAAACTTTATAAGAGAAAATTAGACAGGCTTAAGGAGTCACTCCATCCATTCAGAAAGAAATATCATGTTGATTTCTATGCGCTGAGAGATGTTTCATTTGAGTTAAAAAAGGGGCAGACCATAGGTATAATTGGTAAAAACGGAGCCGGTAAATCAACGCTGCTTCAGGTTTTAACAGGAGTGTTAACGCCAACCACAGGGGTAGTGTATCGAACCGGCAGGATATCCGCACTGCTTGAGCTTGGTGCTGGTTTTAATCCGGAACTGACAGGCCTTGAAAACGTTTACTTTAACAGCACTCTTATGGGTTATTCTAAAAAGGAAATAGATGAAAAGATAGATGACATCGTAAGTTTTGCAGAAATTGGCGACTTTGCAGACCAGGCGGTAAAAACATACTCAAGCGGGATGTTTGTGAGGCTTGCCTTTGCCGTAGCAATAAACATAGACCCGGACATCCTTATCGTGGATGAGGCGCTAAGTGTTGGAGATATACGATTTCAGCAAAAATGTTTCAGACGCTTCAGGGAATTCAAAGAACAGGGTAAAAGTATAATCTTTGTTTCCCATGACATGGGAGCGGTTAAAAACTTTTGCGACATTGCCGTGTGGCTTAAAGATGGGTCAATACACCACTTCGGAGACCCGATATTAGTCAGTAAACACTATTTCTCTTTTATGTGTTACGATTCACTAACTACAGGGGATGACACTACTAAGGAAACCCAGACCATCGACACTAAAAGCGATACCAGTGAAAACGACTCTATGTGGGAGGATGTAAGCGGATACTCTTCATTTGGTGAGGGTGGGGCAGAAATAGAGCGGGTTACACTTATCAACAGAAAAACCGGTGAACGAGTTGATGCTTTAAATGGAGGAGAGGATGTTTGTTTTATAGTTGAGGGCAGGGCAACACAACCAATAGCCCATCCAGGCATAGGAATAATTCTTAAGGATATCTACGGTAATTTCATGTTTACTGTTAACAACTACATGTATAACATTTCGATAAAGCCGTTAAACCCGTCCGACAAAATAAGGGTAGAATTTAACTTTGTGTTTCCAAAGCTAAAAAATGGCCACTATACTTTTACAGCCTCCATATCAGACGGCACCCTTGAGACCCATATTCAGAACCACTGGGTGCATGATGCCTACCTGGTACGGCTTGTCAATAACGACATCCGCTACAAAATGGGCTGCTACGTTATCCTTGACGATGTTGATATGAAAGTTGACTTCAAATAG